Proteins from one Candidatus Desulfovibrio trichonymphae genomic window:
- the surE gene encoding 5'/3'-nucleotidase SurE, with the protein MDVLLTNDDGIRARGIRALYAALLESGHNVRVVAPMRQQSGVGHSLTVFEPVRVVEIVEPAFFGLGVYGTPTDCVKLALARLLPQKPDLVISGINAGPNVGPDILYSGTVGAATEAALEELPSLAVSHDDHKASVDLLPQARHVVALAARIDWTLLAARRVVNVNYPAGGLDAAKGIKPCPQTSAVWKNVYLEHKDPRGAPYWWLEGEIPLHTINAGSDKEMLNRGYITITPLRFEFTDHEGLAALSGLAADTP; encoded by the coding sequence ATGGACGTTCTTTTGACCAACGACGACGGCATCCGCGCCAGAGGCATCAGAGCGCTCTATGCGGCGCTGCTGGAATCCGGCCACAATGTGCGTGTGGTTGCGCCCATGCGTCAGCAGTCAGGCGTGGGGCATTCTCTCACGGTTTTTGAGCCTGTGCGCGTCGTGGAAATTGTGGAGCCCGCCTTTTTCGGTCTCGGCGTGTACGGCACTCCTACAGACTGCGTCAAGCTGGCGCTGGCGCGTCTGTTGCCCCAAAAACCGGATCTTGTCATCTCGGGCATCAACGCCGGCCCTAATGTCGGGCCGGACATTCTCTATTCCGGCACTGTGGGGGCAGCCACAGAGGCGGCGCTTGAAGAACTTCCGAGTCTTGCCGTGTCTCACGACGACCATAAGGCGAGCGTGGATCTGCTGCCGCAGGCGAGGCATGTTGTGGCGCTCGCCGCCCGTATAGACTGGACCCTGCTTGCCGCGCGCAGGGTGGTGAACGTTAACTATCCGGCGGGCGGGCTTGACGCGGCAAAGGGGATAAAACCCTGTCCGCAGACCAGCGCCGTGTGGAAAAACGTTTACCTTGAGCACAAAGATCCGCGAGGCGCTCCCTACTGGTGGCTGGAAGGCGAAATTCCGCTGCACACCATCAACGCAGGTTCAGACAAGGAGATGCTTAACAGGGGCTATATCACCATAACCCCGCTGCGTTTTGAATTTACCGACCATGAAGGGCTCGCGGCGCTGAGCGGTCTTGCCGCCGACACGCCGTAA
- a CDS encoding 3'-5' exoribonuclease YhaM family protein translates to MEKGCYVKDITPAAEARGLFVVSHAVQSQSRNGPYWRLTLDDASGSLEAKIWHPLSAEFSNIPTGSLVWAEGRAGLYREQIQLTVDQMRILSPREAEEADKAALLPHGPYDPDAMLEELLALVKEEFHYSPWRKLAFSVFKNQELRSAFRVCPAAKSIHHAYMGGLLEHTLSVFKLCRRIAEQYPELDRQTLLCGALFHDLGKIREFSGGITNDYTCEGRLLGHLELGIELLVPHMAASGLEEDLQRHLKHLILSHHGEPEFGAARPPHTPEAFALHHADNLDAKMAQCRGLFAHLGEDGQDWTPWQSSLGRQMHRAARTPETPAATGRKKAPREACLSLLKA, encoded by the coding sequence ATGGAAAAAGGCTGTTACGTCAAAGACATTACCCCGGCTGCGGAAGCGCGCGGTCTGTTTGTAGTCAGTCATGCGGTTCAGAGCCAGTCGCGCAACGGGCCCTATTGGCGATTGACCTTGGACGACGCCAGCGGCAGCCTGGAAGCCAAAATATGGCATCCTTTAAGCGCCGAGTTCAGCAATATCCCCACAGGTTCCCTCGTTTGGGCAGAGGGTCGGGCCGGTCTGTACCGTGAACAGATACAGCTCACGGTAGATCAGATGCGCATCCTTTCCCCCAGGGAGGCTGAAGAAGCGGACAAGGCCGCTCTGTTGCCGCACGGACCGTATGATCCTGACGCCATGCTGGAAGAATTGCTCGCGCTGGTAAAGGAAGAATTTCACTACTCCCCCTGGCGCAAACTGGCGTTTTCCGTTTTCAAAAATCAGGAGCTGCGCTCGGCCTTCCGTGTTTGCCCGGCGGCCAAAAGCATACATCACGCGTACATGGGTGGTCTTTTGGAGCACACGTTGAGCGTGTTCAAACTTTGCCGGCGCATTGCGGAGCAATACCCGGAATTAGACCGGCAAACGCTGCTCTGCGGCGCGCTTTTTCACGACCTCGGCAAAATTCGCGAATTTTCCGGCGGCATCACCAACGATTATACATGTGAGGGACGTCTTTTAGGGCATCTGGAACTGGGCATTGAACTGCTTGTCCCGCATATGGCCGCCTCTGGTCTTGAAGAAGACCTCCAACGCCATTTGAAACATCTTATTTTAAGCCATCACGGCGAACCGGAATTCGGCGCCGCGCGACCGCCCCACACGCCTGAAGCTTTTGCCCTGCACCATGCCGACAATCTGGACGCCAAAATGGCGCAATGCCGGGGTCTGTTCGCTCATCTGGGCGAAGACGGGCAAGACTGGACGCCGTGGCAGTCATCACTGGGCAGGCAGATGCACCGGGCCGCGCGCACGCCTGAAACCCCAGCCGCCACAGGCCGCAAAAAAGCGCCGAGGGAAGCATGTTTATCTCTTTTGAAGGCATAG
- the tmk gene encoding dTMP kinase, whose protein sequence is MFISFEGIDGSGKSTVIRMLAEYLQHSGYKPLLTREPGGCTLGHSLRPILLNARTSGLSCRAELYLFLADRAQHVREVIRPALKAGQIVLCDRYTDSTLAYQGYGRGLNPEHLRRINEMATGGLLPDLTLLLNLPVHCGLTRAVQRNREEGTVLSEGRFDAESQAFHEVVRQGYLALAAEESSRFVIIDAARPAGDVVLQCLSAVENVLRQRGKGLD, encoded by the coding sequence ATGTTTATCTCTTTTGAAGGCATAGACGGTTCCGGCAAATCTACAGTGATACGCATGCTTGCAGAATATTTGCAGCACTCCGGGTATAAACCCCTGCTTACCCGTGAGCCCGGCGGCTGTACCCTTGGGCACAGCCTGCGTCCGATTCTGCTGAACGCCCGTACAAGCGGGCTTTCCTGCCGGGCCGAGCTCTATCTTTTTCTTGCTGACCGGGCGCAGCATGTGCGCGAGGTTATACGCCCGGCGCTGAAGGCTGGTCAGATTGTGCTCTGTGATCGCTATACTGATTCAACACTGGCGTATCAGGGCTATGGACGGGGCCTTAACCCTGAGCATCTGCGCCGCATTAATGAAATGGCCACCGGCGGCCTTCTGCCGGACCTGACCCTGCTTCTGAACCTGCCTGTACACTGCGGCCTTACGCGGGCCGTGCAGCGTAACCGGGAGGAAGGCACCGTGCTTTCCGAAGGGCGTTTTGACGCGGAAAGTCAGGCCTTTCACGAAGTTGTGCGTCAAGGTTACCTTGCCCTTGCTGCCGAAGAATCCTCACGTTTTGTCATTATAGATGCGGCGCGACCGGCTGGCGACGTCGTTCTGCAATGTCTTTCGGCTGTGGAAAACGTCTTGCGGCAGCGCGGCAAGGGTCTGGATTAA
- a CDS encoding histone deacetylase family protein → MRTEQNAFPQLLPHEESTHAGRLGVVFFPAFDWAISATHPEREERLLYTCDQLHEEGLFDIPGITEYRPNFTEQADLARAHFCLPNVAAVSTDSHLASAGAAVTAARLVLEKKADKAFALARPPGHHAMRVVHGNRGFCNINNEAVMVEYVRDHWPHPEGRPLRIAIVDTDVHHGDGSQDIFWNDPHTLFISLHQDGRTLYPGSGFPGECGGPGALGRTINIPLPPETADEGYLYAVKNAVLPILAEFKPDLVINSAGQDNHFSDPLANMRLSAQGYAALNRALNPDIAVLEGGYAIRGALPYVNMGICLALAGLPFEDIREPDWRPESVRQRPETSRCIAGICDKALRMYRRPPVRPTEGQEEDGWWTRRRHIFYDTDMLRESQHEGWRLCADCSGLGRIETSSERVARSLCILIPRHACPRCREEGAALAEKGHSSARYAHVLMIDHNKKEA, encoded by the coding sequence ATGCGCACTGAACAAAACGCCTTTCCGCAGCTTTTGCCGCATGAAGAATCCACTCATGCCGGTCGGTTGGGAGTGGTCTTTTTTCCGGCTTTTGACTGGGCCATTTCCGCAACACACCCGGAACGCGAAGAACGACTGCTTTACACCTGCGACCAGTTACATGAAGAAGGCCTTTTCGACATTCCCGGCATCACCGAATACCGGCCGAATTTCACCGAGCAGGCCGATCTGGCGCGTGCGCATTTTTGTCTGCCGAACGTCGCGGCCGTCAGCACGGATTCGCATCTGGCCTCCGCCGGCGCGGCTGTCACGGCCGCCCGTCTTGTGCTGGAAAAAAAGGCGGACAAGGCCTTTGCCCTCGCGCGGCCGCCGGGCCACCATGCCATGCGTGTGGTCCACGGCAATCGCGGCTTCTGCAACATCAACAATGAAGCCGTCATGGTGGAATATGTCCGCGATCACTGGCCACATCCGGAAGGCCGTCCCCTGCGCATCGCCATTGTGGATACCGACGTGCACCACGGTGACGGCAGTCAGGACATATTCTGGAATGATCCGCACACGCTTTTCATTTCCCTGCATCAGGACGGCCGCACCTTGTATCCCGGCAGCGGCTTTCCGGGTGAATGCGGCGGTCCGGGAGCCCTTGGCCGTACGATAAACATTCCCCTGCCGCCGGAGACGGCGGATGAGGGATACCTGTACGCCGTCAAAAACGCCGTGCTGCCGATTCTTGCTGAATTTAAACCTGATCTCGTCATTAATTCCGCCGGGCAGGACAATCACTTCAGCGACCCCCTGGCCAACATGCGGCTCTCCGCCCAAGGCTACGCAGCCTTAAACCGTGCACTTAATCCGGATATTGCCGTGCTGGAAGGCGGGTACGCTATCCGCGGTGCGTTGCCGTATGTTAACATGGGCATTTGCCTCGCGCTGGCGGGGCTGCCTTTTGAAGACATTCGCGAGCCGGATTGGCGGCCGGAATCCGTTCGTCAGCGCCCTGAAACAAGCCGCTGTATTGCCGGCATATGCGACAAGGCCTTGCGGATGTATCGTCGCCCTCCTGTCAGACCCACAGAAGGGCAGGAAGAAGACGGCTGGTGGACGCGGCGCAGACATATTTTTTACGACACAGACATGCTGCGCGAAAGTCAGCATGAAGGCTGGCGGCTGTGCGCGGACTGTTCCGGCCTGGGACGCATTGAAACAAGCTCGGAACGCGTGGCGCGTTCTCTGTGCATTCTCATCCCGCGCCATGCCTGCCCGCGCTGCCGAGAGGAAGGCGCGGCCTTGGCGGAAAAAGGCCACAGCAGCGCACGCTACGCGCATGTGCTTATGATTGATCACAATAAAAAGGAAGCGTGA
- a CDS encoding saccharopine dehydrogenase family protein, which yields MANILIIGAGGVGSVVAHKCAEAAKKTGVFEKITLAARTLSRCEKAAQNVQARLGVSVGTARVNANNMQDLYSLIHAVKADIVCNVALPYQNLHIMDACLACGAHYIDTANYEPEDTAKFEYKWQWKYAGRFRKAGLTSLLGSGFDPGVTNVFAAWVMKHKLDEVHVLDIIDCNDGDHGRPFATNFNPEINIREVTARGRYWERGEWVKTDPLAWSMEYDFPDGIGRKKCFLLYHEELESLVTHLQGLRRARFWMTFSENYLNHLKVLGNVGMTGTTPVRFEGRDIVPVRFLAALLPDPASLGPVTRGKTCIGNLMRGLKDGQEKNVYIYNTCDHEACFAEVGAQAVSYTTGVPAMIGTKLIAEGTWRRPGVWNMEQFDPDPFMHDLATYGLPWQCVDAA from the coding sequence ATGGCAAATATTCTGATTATCGGCGCGGGCGGCGTCGGCAGTGTTGTTGCGCATAAATGCGCCGAAGCTGCAAAAAAAACAGGCGTTTTTGAAAAAATTACGCTGGCCGCGCGCACGCTTTCGCGCTGTGAAAAAGCGGCGCAAAACGTTCAAGCGCGCCTTGGCGTCAGCGTGGGCACAGCCCGTGTGAACGCGAACAATATGCAGGATCTCTACAGTCTCATCCATGCCGTCAAGGCGGATATTGTTTGTAATGTGGCGCTGCCCTATCAGAATCTGCATATTATGGACGCCTGCCTTGCCTGCGGCGCGCATTATATTGATACAGCCAATTATGAACCAGAGGACACGGCAAAATTTGAATACAAGTGGCAATGGAAGTACGCCGGTCGCTTTCGCAAAGCGGGGCTGACCTCGCTGCTGGGCTCCGGCTTTGACCCAGGCGTGACCAATGTTTTTGCGGCTTGGGTTATGAAGCACAAACTGGACGAAGTGCATGTGCTCGACATTATTGACTGTAATGACGGCGATCACGGCAGGCCTTTTGCCACCAACTTCAACCCGGAGATCAATATTCGCGAGGTGACGGCACGCGGCCGTTATTGGGAACGCGGCGAATGGGTGAAGACAGACCCGCTCGCATGGTCAATGGAATATGATTTTCCGGACGGCATAGGTCGTAAAAAATGCTTTCTGCTGTATCATGAAGAGCTGGAATCGCTTGTCACGCATTTGCAGGGCCTGCGGCGGGCGCGCTTTTGGATGACGTTTTCAGAAAATTACCTGAACCATCTCAAAGTGCTCGGCAATGTGGGCATGACCGGCACCACGCCAGTCCGTTTTGAAGGACGGGACATCGTCCCTGTGCGGTTTTTGGCGGCTCTTTTGCCTGATCCGGCTTCGCTCGGCCCTGTCACCAGGGGCAAAACCTGTATCGGCAATCTTATGCGCGGCTTGAAAGACGGGCAGGAGAAAAACGTTTACATTTACAATACCTGCGATCATGAAGCCTGCTTTGCCGAAGTCGGCGCCCAAGCTGTTTCCTATACCACGGGCGTGCCGGCCATGATAGGGACAAAACTCATTGCCGAAGGCACATGGCGCAGACCCGGCGTGTGGAACATGGAACAGTTTGATCCGGATCCTTTCATGCATGACCTCGCAACGTATGGCCTGCCCTGGCAGTGCGTGGATGCGGCATAG
- the nspC gene encoding carboxynorspermidine decarboxylase translates to MLCPRLLFDKNLVPAPCFVLDASRLAANAAVLDTVQRRTGAKILLALKAFAAFAAFPLLSRFAGNGPLWGVCASSVDEARLGREEFGGEVHAFAAAWTDEEIAELLHLADYIVFNSAAQWRRFRPMITAGNIGRSQPIACGLRINPEHSEVTTPRYDPCAPSSRLGIRLRHFDPAALDGISGLHLHTLCELDANALARTLAATEAKFSTWLSACAWINLGGGHHITRLGYNLDLLCDSLITWRERYHAQIYLEPGEAVALNAGWLAATVLDVVEADMPVAVLNISAACHTPDVLEMPYRPEALYEAADGIVRAGAAGETAFTCRLAGKSCLACDVFGEYAFAAPLQIGQRLVFEDMAIYSMVKTTTFNGLRLPFVGMCEEDATQGLRFRLLRTFGYEDFKSRLS, encoded by the coding sequence GTGCTCTGCCCACGGCTGCTGTTTGACAAAAACCTTGTCCCTGCGCCCTGTTTTGTGCTGGACGCGTCGCGTCTTGCGGCCAACGCGGCCGTGCTTGACACGGTGCAGCGGCGCACAGGCGCAAAAATTCTGCTCGCGCTGAAAGCGTTCGCGGCCTTTGCCGCATTTCCACTGCTGTCGCGTTTTGCGGGCAACGGCCCTTTGTGGGGCGTGTGCGCGAGCTCTGTTGACGAAGCACGTCTTGGACGCGAAGAATTCGGCGGAGAAGTTCACGCCTTTGCGGCTGCCTGGACGGATGAAGAAATAGCGGAACTGCTCCATCTGGCGGATTATATTGTTTTTAATTCCGCAGCCCAGTGGCGCCGCTTTCGGCCGATGATTACAGCCGGCAACATTGGGCGCTCACAACCTATCGCGTGCGGCCTCAGAATCAATCCGGAGCATTCTGAAGTCACAACACCGCGTTATGACCCATGTGCGCCTAGTTCACGCCTCGGCATACGCCTGCGGCATTTTGACCCGGCCGCGCTTGACGGAATTTCCGGCCTGCATCTGCACACACTCTGCGAGCTTGACGCGAACGCCCTTGCCCGCACGTTGGCGGCGACGGAAGCGAAGTTCTCCACCTGGCTGTCAGCATGCGCATGGATAAACCTGGGCGGCGGGCATCACATCACACGCCTGGGCTATAACCTCGATCTGCTCTGTGATTCTCTTATAACATGGCGTGAGCGTTATCATGCTCAAATCTATCTGGAACCTGGTGAAGCTGTTGCACTGAACGCCGGCTGGCTTGCCGCAACTGTACTGGACGTGGTGGAAGCCGACATGCCCGTGGCCGTGCTGAACATATCGGCCGCCTGTCATACTCCGGACGTGCTGGAAATGCCTTACAGACCGGAGGCGCTGTATGAAGCCGCCGACGGCATAGTTCGCGCCGGCGCGGCGGGAGAGACGGCCTTCACCTGCCGTTTGGCCGGGAAGTCCTGTCTGGCGTGCGATGTGTTTGGCGAATATGCCTTTGCCGCACCCCTCCAGATCGGGCAGCGTCTGGTTTTTGAAGATATGGCCATATACAGCATGGTCAAAACCACCACTTTCAACGGCCTGCGCTTGCCTTTCGTCGGCATGTGCGAGGAGGATGCAACACAGGGCTTGCGCTTTCGTCTTTTGCGCACATTCGGCTATGAAGATTTCAAAAGCCGTCTTTCGTAA
- a CDS encoding polysaccharide deacetylase family protein — translation MKFLRQYVLASLCCCLAVSAANPVAARVVDAGVIIDQPMNENLCALTFDDGPSRFTPQLLDALSDYGIPATFFLVGSMAKKYPYLVRRIVAEGHEVGNHSWSHPNLRTVSRDRKLAEIARTDVLLRSLGAEPLFLRPPYGSFDNSTVEVAESLGLSIILWSVDTKDWRRLPANYVDLRNGRGQVCPTGALRGIFLFHDTHRATVDDLPRIVGQLRAGGCSRFVTVSEYLDGLSNREPGILMTRRSVQDMQGETPRRRGSMHGTARAAELLQIEIVQSPDPPEPEQ, via the coding sequence ATGAAGTTTTTGAGGCAATATGTTCTCGCGTCCCTGTGCTGTTGTCTGGCCGTCTCGGCGGCCAACCCTGTCGCCGCCCGCGTGGTAGACGCCGGCGTTATCATAGACCAGCCCATGAATGAAAACCTCTGCGCTCTCACATTTGACGACGGCCCTTCGCGTTTTACGCCCCAACTGCTCGACGCGCTTAGCGATTACGGCATCCCAGCCACATTTTTTTTGGTGGGCAGTATGGCTAAAAAATATCCGTATCTGGTCAGACGCATAGTGGCTGAGGGTCATGAGGTGGGCAATCATTCCTGGTCGCACCCCAATCTGCGCACGGTGTCCCGCGACCGCAAATTGGCGGAAATCGCCCGTACAGACGTCCTGCTGCGCTCCCTTGGGGCAGAGCCTCTTTTTTTACGGCCGCCCTACGGCTCTTTTGACAATTCCACGGTGGAAGTGGCCGAGTCATTGGGGCTTTCTATTATTCTCTGGTCTGTAGACACCAAAGACTGGCGACGACTGCCGGCAAACTATGTCGACCTGCGCAACGGACGCGGCCAAGTCTGCCCGACCGGTGCGTTGCGCGGCATTTTTCTGTTCCACGACACACACAGGGCAACAGTGGACGATCTACCGAGAATTGTTGGACAACTGCGCGCCGGCGGGTGCAGCCGCTTTGTGACGGTCAGTGAATACCTGGACGGTCTATCGAACAGAGAACCCGGCATACTGATGACGCGACGATCCGTGCAAGACATGCAGGGTGAAACGCCCCGGCGGCGCGGCTCAATGCATGGCACAGCCCGTGCCGCCGAACTGCTGCAGATTGAGATTGTACAAAGCCCTGACCCACCCGAACCAGAACAATAA
- a CDS encoding abortive infection family protein, translating into MCHGIAGNIVALRNAYGSGHGKNASGKGLMVRYANLAVGSRRYIIR; encoded by the coding sequence ATCTGCCATGGGATAGCAGGGAATATCGTCGCACTGAGAAACGCTTATGGCAGCGGACATGGGAAAAATGCAAGCGGTAAAGGGTTAATGGTGCGCTATGCTAACTTAGCTGTCGGCAGCAGAAGATACATAATTCGTTGA
- a CDS encoding DUF1016 N-terminal domain-containing protein, producing MGKRVNEEILQNKRADHGKQIVVTLARQLTDKYGRNFEEKNLRRMLQLKL from the coding sequence ATCGGCAAGCGCGTCAACGAAGAGATTTTGCAAAACAAACGGGCTGATCACGGCAAGCAAATTGTCGTGACACTGGCCCGACAATTGACGGATAAATACGGGCGGAATTTTGAGGAGAAAAATCTTCGCCGCATGCTTCAATTGAAGCTGTAG
- the rhuM gene encoding RhuM family protein, protein MKTINDINFSMIMECGMSENTPDRVGELILYTTPDGSSAMQLRLENGTVWLSQKEMAQLYQVSVPAISKLLRAIFTEGELDAHAVINEKLITATDRKKYQIKLYRLEAVLAVGYRVRSQRGVQFRQWATEHLREFLEKGFLLDDARLKSGYPQGAEYFDELLARIRDIRSAEKVFYRKLRDIFALSTDYAQQNQGALHKFFQTVQNKLHWAAAGKTAAEIIQSRADAAEPNMGLTNWTGNRIRKADVGTAKSYLNADELDTLNRIVTMFLDQAEFRARRRQVVYMADWETWLDKFLADQELPVLTHAGRISAGCRQSSR, encoded by the coding sequence GTGAAAACAATAAATGACATTAATTTTTCCATGATTATGGAGTGCGGCATGAGCGAAAACACCCCGGATCGTGTGGGAGAACTCATTCTCTATACCACGCCGGACGGCAGTTCCGCTATGCAGCTCAGGCTTGAAAACGGCACGGTGTGGCTCTCGCAAAAAGAAATGGCTCAATTATATCAGGTCAGTGTTCCTGCCATTTCCAAGCTCCTGCGCGCAATTTTCACGGAAGGGGAATTGGACGCCCATGCAGTTATTAACGAAAAGTTAATAACTGCAACTGACCGAAAAAAATACCAAATCAAGCTATACCGTCTGGAAGCTGTTCTGGCCGTTGGCTATCGGGTACGTTCCCAACGGGGTGTCCAGTTCCGCCAGTGGGCCACGGAACATTTGCGGGAATTTTTGGAAAAGGGCTTTCTGCTGGACGATGCCCGTCTCAAAAGCGGCTATCCCCAAGGCGCGGAATATTTTGACGAACTGCTCGCCCGTATTCGGGATATTCGCAGCGCGGAAAAAGTTTTTTATCGTAAGCTGCGGGATATTTTCGCCCTTTCCACTGATTATGCCCAACAAAACCAGGGGGCTTTGCACAAATTTTTCCAGACTGTCCAAAATAAGCTGCACTGGGCCGCAGCCGGAAAAACAGCAGCGGAGATCATCCAAAGCCGCGCCGATGCCGCCGAACCGAATATGGGACTGACCAACTGGACGGGCAATCGAATCCGCAAAGCGGATGTCGGCACAGCCAAATCCTATCTCAATGCCGATGAACTGGATACCTTGAACCGTATCGTGACCATGTTTCTGGATCAGGCGGAATTTCGCGCCCGGCGGCGGCAGGTTGTGTATATGGCTGATTGGGAAACGTGGCTGGATAAATTTCTGGCCGATCAGGAATTGCCTGTTCTTACCCATGCCGGTCGGATCAGCGCGGGATGCCGCCAAAGCTCACGCTGA
- a CDS encoding type I restriction endonuclease subunit R, EcoR124 family, whose amino-acid sequence MLKTYNDYYNGYNDENGAHKTGYTELIDKLTTIYPLGEPIAGEENQKNFIRLYGAILRMKNILSAFDDFAGNEILSSRDFQDYQSIYIDLYHEVNRVKNSDKENINDDIIFEIELVKQIEVNIDYILMLVFKYHEYNCKDKSIIINIQKAIDSSIELRSKKELILHFIEKVNISTKVDDEWKKFVQEQKDNDLAALIADELLKPEETRKFVDNSFRDGMLKVTGTDIDKILPPVSRFSGGGERTAKKQNVIDRMLKFFEKYFGLV is encoded by the coding sequence TTGCTTAAAACATATAATGATTATTACAATGGCTATAATGATGAAAATGGAGCGCATAAAACTGGATATACTGAATTAATTGATAAACTTACAACTATATATCCTCTTGGCGAACCTATTGCCGGTGAAGAGAATCAAAAGAATTTTATCAGGCTATATGGCGCAATTTTACGGATGAAAAATATTCTTTCTGCTTTTGACGACTTTGCCGGAAATGAAATTTTATCATCTAGGGATTTCCAAGATTATCAAAGTATATATATTGATTTATATCATGAGGTTAATAGGGTTAAAAACTCAGATAAAGAAAATATAAATGATGATATTATATTTGAAATTGAACTTGTAAAACAAATAGAAGTTAATATTGATTACATTCTTATGCTTGTTTTTAAGTATCATGAATATAATTGTAAAGATAAGTCTATAATAATTAACATACAAAAAGCGATTGACTCAAGCATTGAACTTAGAAGTAAAAAAGAATTAATTTTACATTTCATTGAAAAAGTCAATATATCAACAAAAGTTGATGATGAGTGGAAAAAATTCGTTCAAGAACAAAAAGATAATGACCTTGCCGCGCTTATTGCTGATGAACTTCTGAAACCCGAAGAGACTAGAAAGTTTGTTGATAATTCTTTCCGTGACGGCATGTTAAAAGTAACCGGTACAGATATTGATAAAATATTACCTCCAGTATCGCGATTCTCCGGCGGCGGTGAACGAACCGCCAAGAAACAGAATGTTATAGACAGGATGCTGAAGTTTTTTGAAAAATACTTTGGCTTGGTGTGA
- a CDS encoding HsdR family type I site-specific deoxyribonuclease, protein MNARIIITTIQKLDIFISKNKGHSVFKQRMVLIFDECHRSQFGDMHIKIVNAFKNYHLFGFTGTPIFTVNSGIGGNPLLRTTEQAFGEKLHTYTIVNAINDGNVLPFRIDYVNTVQMTDGIEDSQIRAIDIERAMGAPERIREIVSYILDHFDQKIKRNIFYTLKGMRVAGFNSLFAVASIPIAMKYYTEFQRQLSSSGRSLALATIFSFSANEDDPADNLPDEGFENDKLDKTSRDFLEVAIADYNKRFHVNYDTSADKFQNYYKDISQRLKNREIDLLIVVNMFLTGFDATTLNTLWIDKNLKQHGLIQAFSRTNRILNAIKAFGNIICFRDLKQATDDAIALFGDKEAGGLVLA, encoded by the coding sequence GTGAATGCCCGCATCATCATCACCACAATACAAAAGCTTGATATATTTATTTCTAAAAATAAGGGGCATAGTGTTTTCAAGCAGCGCATGGTTTTGATTTTTGACGAGTGCCACCGTTCACAATTTGGTGATATGCATATCAAGATTGTCAACGCATTCAAAAATTATCACTTATTCGGCTTCACGGGTACGCCAATTTTCACTGTAAATTCCGGCATAGGGGGAAATCCTCTTTTGCGGACCACGGAGCAGGCTTTTGGCGAAAAACTGCACACCTATACCATAGTTAATGCGATTAATGACGGTAATGTGCTGCCTTTCCGCATAGATTATGTCAATACCGTGCAAATGACAGATGGCATAGAGGACAGCCAAATCCGCGCCATTGATATAGAAAGGGCAATGGGGGCACCTGAGCGCATACGGGAAATTGTCTCCTATATCCTTGACCATTTTGATCAAAAAATCAAACGCAACATTTTTTATACCTTGAAAGGCATGCGTGTGGCGGGGTTCAATTCTTTGTTTGCCGTAGCCTCCATTCCTATAGCCATGAAATATTATACGGAATTTCAGCGGCAGCTTTCCTCCTCCGGGCGCAGCCTTGCCTTGGCGACGATTTTTAGCTTCAGCGCCAATGAAGATGATCCTGCCGATAATTTGCCGGATGAGGGCTTTGAGAACGATAAGCTCGATAAGACTTCTCGCGATTTTCTTGAGGTAGCTATAGCTGATTACAATAAAAGGTTTCATGTCAATTATGATACCAGCGCGGACAAATTTCAAAATTACTACAAAGATATATCACAGCGCCTCAAGAATAGAGAAATAGACTTGCTGATAGTGGTCAATATGTTTTTGACGGGCTTTGACGCCACAACCCTCAATACCCTTTGGATAGACAAAAATCTTAAACAACACGGGCTTATTCAGGCTTTTTCCCGCACCAATCGCATACTCAATGCTATCAAAGCCTTTGGGAATATTATCTGCTTTCGTGACTTGAAACAGGCTACAGACGACGCTATTGCACTTTTCGGAGATAAAGAGGCTGGCGGCTTAGTTCTTGCTTAA